A region of Allocoleopsis franciscana PCC 7113 DNA encodes the following proteins:
- a CDS encoding D-alanyl-D-alanine carboxypeptidase → MPKTVRLTAALSFALLTLLAGCSLKSNSPRSSANRAESATEAENPVAVAKKPAIPSLASPDNPDPAVQQQVEQYFNGFAAKGFAKQSQGMWIQAGNTLLANYQGTVPLPAASLTKVATSLAALQTFSPDHQFITQIGATGPIENGVLKGDLVIQGGEDPFFVWEEAIALGNLLNQKGIKQVTGNLVITGQFYMNFEPSPLKSGNLLKQALNAQTWPAAAQTQYQTLPPGTPKPQVAIAGSVQVSSSTPSNVKPLIRHSSFPLAELLKKMNQYSNNKMAEMIANSVGGAKIVAFKAAQAAGVPQSEIILVNGSGLSPLNRISPRAACAMFLALERYLQPHNMTVGDLFAIVGQDEGILNQRKLPPFLVVKSGSLNTVSALAGALPTQQQGTVWFATMNGGNDLEGFRVRQEALLQDLVKQWGAVQSLPDELKPNPERIGKTSGNKMLN, encoded by the coding sequence ATGCCGAAAACTGTTCGCTTAACTGCTGCACTATCTTTCGCTCTACTCACGCTTCTTGCTGGATGTTCTCTAAAATCTAATTCTCCCCGCTCATCAGCCAACCGTGCCGAGAGTGCCACAGAAGCAGAAAATCCGGTAGCCGTTGCGAAAAAGCCAGCTATCCCATCCCTGGCATCTCCTGATAATCCTGATCCAGCGGTTCAACAGCAAGTTGAGCAATACTTCAATGGATTCGCGGCGAAGGGATTTGCCAAGCAAAGCCAAGGGATGTGGATACAAGCGGGTAATACTCTTTTAGCCAATTACCAAGGTACCGTTCCTCTGCCTGCCGCTTCGCTCACCAAGGTGGCAACGTCCTTGGCAGCACTGCAAACCTTTAGTCCCGACCACCAATTTATCACCCAGATTGGCGCAACTGGTCCGATTGAGAATGGGGTATTAAAAGGGGATTTAGTGATTCAGGGAGGAGAAGACCCGTTTTTTGTTTGGGAAGAAGCGATCGCGCTGGGCAATCTCTTAAATCAGAAAGGCATCAAGCAGGTGACGGGCAATTTAGTGATCACAGGTCAATTTTACATGAATTTTGAGCCTAGCCCTCTCAAATCCGGCAACCTGCTCAAACAAGCGTTAAATGCTCAAACTTGGCCTGCTGCCGCCCAAACTCAGTATCAGACATTACCCCCAGGCACCCCCAAACCCCAAGTTGCGATCGCGGGTTCTGTCCAGGTATCATCCTCAACTCCCAGCAACGTCAAACCTCTGATTCGCCACTCGTCCTTCCCCCTGGCTGAACTGCTGAAAAAGATGAATCAGTACAGCAACAATAAGATGGCAGAGATGATCGCCAATTCCGTTGGTGGTGCTAAAATCGTCGCCTTCAAAGCCGCGCAAGCCGCTGGGGTACCGCAATCCGAAATTATCCTAGTCAACGGTTCTGGGTTAAGTCCACTCAACCGGATTTCTCCTCGCGCCGCCTGTGCCATGTTTCTCGCCCTTGAGCGCTATCTACAACCTCACAACATGACAGTTGGCGATTTGTTCGCCATTGTGGGACAAGATGAAGGCATCTTAAATCAACGCAAACTTCCCCCATTCTTAGTGGTGAAATCAGGCAGTTTAAATACCGTTAGTGCCTTAGCGGGAGCATTACCCACTCAACAACAGGGCACGGTTTGGTTTGCAACCATGAATGGCGGCAATGACTTGGAAGGATTTCGGGTTCGGCAAGAGGCGCTGTTACAAGACTTAGTCAAACAATGGGGGGCGGTTCAATCCCTACCCGATGAGCTAAAACCTAATCCTGAACGGATTGGCAAAACTTCTGGCAATAAAATGTTGAATTAA